Proteins encoded within one genomic window of Bacteroidota bacterium:
- a CDS encoding DUF1080 domain-containing protein yields the protein MIKYWLLIFLFINSCTGNKKLAKTNHPDAEGWVDLFNGKDINDWVVKINHHETGDNYGNTFRVEEGMIKVRYDQYESFNERFGHLFYKTPYSYYKLKLEYRFTGEFRKDAPSYANLNSGVMFHSQSPFTILKEQNWPISIEFQFNAGLGDGKSRPTGSMCSPGTNVVYKGVLDVRHCITSSSRTFGKDEWVKAELVVYGDSLVSHIINGDTVLQYSKPQIGGNVVANFDPAIKIDGKLLKDGYIALQSEGQPIDFRNIQLLNLEKK from the coding sequence ATGATCAAATATTGGTTACTGATATTTCTGTTTATCAATTCCTGCACGGGTAATAAGAAACTTGCAAAAACAAATCATCCGGATGCAGAAGGTTGGGTTGATCTGTTTAACGGAAAGGATATTAATGATTGGGTTGTTAAGATCAATCATCACGAAACGGGAGATAATTATGGAAATACTTTTCGGGTGGAAGAGGGGATGATAAAAGTCCGCTATGACCAGTATGAAAGTTTTAATGAACGATTTGGACATTTATTTTATAAAACACCATACTCCTATTACAAACTGAAACTGGAATATCGTTTTACAGGCGAATTCAGAAAAGATGCACCAAGTTATGCCAACTTAAATAGTGGTGTAATGTTTCATTCGCAAAGTCCCTTTACAATATTAAAAGAACAGAACTGGCCGATTTCAATCGAGTTTCAGTTCAATGCAGGGCTGGGTGATGGTAAATCAAGGCCTACAGGGAGTATGTGCTCGCCAGGAACAAATGTTGTATACAAAGGTGTACTCGATGTGCGGCATTGCATTACATCTTCTTCCCGAACATTTGGTAAAGATGAATGGGTAAAAGCCGAACTGGTTGTTTATGGAGATTCATTGGTTTCTCATATCATTAATGGCGATACTGTACTTCAATATTCAAAACCACAAATAGGGGGCAATGTGGTTGCAAACTTTGATCCGGCTATTAAGATCGATGGAAAGTTATTGAAGGATGGATATATTGCTTTGCAAAGCGAAGGGCAGCCGATTGATTTCAGGAATATTCAGTTGCTGAATCTGGAAAAGAAATAG
- a CDS encoding zinc-dependent peptidase — protein sequence MHPFVLFMAILAGFILFSLIYFQRKKKPPLIKSFPDSFRKILNEQVPFYQQLNAERKKEFEDRMINFLSHVKITGVNTTVEEMDKVFVAASAVIPIFGFKEWEYINLNEVLLYPDSFGDEFEQEGHHRNTLGMVGSGAMNHMMILSQYELRQAFINKTGKSNVAIHEFVHLVDKTDGAVDGIPEFLLEKKYILPWLDLMQKKIEDIIDDKSDINPYGATNQAEFFAVVSEYFFERPDMLKSKHPELYDLLKKIFHPPT from the coding sequence ATGCACCCTTTTGTTTTGTTCATGGCCATCCTGGCCGGCTTCATTTTATTTTCACTCATTTATTTTCAGCGGAAAAAGAAGCCGCCTTTAATAAAAAGTTTTCCCGATTCATTTCGTAAAATACTTAATGAACAGGTTCCTTTTTACCAGCAATTAAATGCAGAAAGAAAAAAAGAATTTGAAGACCGTATGATCAATTTTCTTTCACATGTAAAAATTACCGGCGTAAATACAACCGTGGAAGAAATGGACAAGGTCTTTGTTGCAGCCAGTGCTGTTATTCCCATTTTTGGTTTCAAAGAGTGGGAATATATAAACCTGAACGAAGTGTTATTATACCCTGATTCCTTCGGCGATGAGTTTGAGCAGGAAGGTCATCACCGCAATACACTCGGTATGGTTGGCAGCGGCGCTATGAATCATATGATGATACTTTCACAATATGAGCTGCGGCAGGCCTTCATCAACAAAACCGGTAAATCGAATGTGGCCATTCATGAGTTTGTACATTTAGTGGATAAAACAGATGGCGCCGTTGATGGCATCCCTGAATTTTTGCTTGAAAAAAAATATATTCTGCCCTGGCTAGATCTGATGCAGAAAAAAATCGAAGATATCATTGATGATAAATCAGACATCAACCCTTATGGAGCCACCAACCAGGCTGAATTCTTTGCAGTAGTCTCAGAATATTTTTTTGAACGACCCGATATGCTGAAATCAAAACACCCCGAACTGTATGACCTGCTTAAGAAAATATTTCATCCCCCCACTTAA
- a CDS encoding aconitate hydratase codes for MVFDLDLIKKAYSEMPAKIDAARKALGRPLTLSEKILFSHLWKDLAVTDFERGKAYVDFAPDRVAMQDATAQMALLQFDTTGRKRVAVPSTVHCDHLIQAKIGAKKDLALAIETNREVYDFLGSISNKYGIGFWKAGAGIIHQVVLENYAFPGGMMIGTDSHTVNAGGLGMIAIGVGGADACDVMAGLSWELLMPKLIGVKLTGKMSGWTSAKDVILKVAGILTVKGGTNAIVEYFGEGAESMSCTGKGTICNMGAEIGATTSTFGYDESMNRYLKATGRAEVAAAADKIKDYLTGDAEVYANPEKYFDRVIEINLDELEPYINGPFTPDLATPISQIAKAVKENGWPEKLEVALIGSCTNSSYEDISRSASIVKDAMNKGLKTKSEFTITPGSELVRFTIERDGFIKQFEDAGGVVLANACGPCIGQWARHIDDPNRKNTIITSFNRNFAKRNDGLASTHAFVASPEIVTALAMAGTIAFNPLTDKLKNEKGEEVMLAEPTGFELPPKGFDVEDAGYQAPAEDGSKVSVKVSPDSKRLQLLYPFAAWEGIDIKGLKLLIKAKGKCTTDHISMAGPWLKFRGHLDNISNNMLIGAVNFFNEKTDTVKNQVTGEYGPVPATQRVYKAAGIGTIVIGDENYGEGSSREHAAMEPRHLGVRVVMVKSFARIHETNLKKQGMLALTFADKADYDKILEDDTIDIEGLVTFRPGKLLQVVLNHADGSSETIQANHSYNAQQIEWFKAGGALNVIRSSQIV; via the coding sequence ATGGTATTCGATCTCGATCTTATCAAAAAAGCTTATAGTGAAATGCCGGCCAAAATAGATGCTGCCCGCAAAGCATTGGGCCGCCCTCTTACATTGTCAGAAAAAATTCTATTTTCTCATCTTTGGAAAGACCTGGCAGTAACAGATTTTGAAAGAGGGAAAGCCTATGTTGATTTTGCACCTGATAGAGTAGCTATGCAGGATGCAACGGCACAAATGGCATTATTACAGTTTGATACGACTGGTCGTAAAAGAGTTGCAGTGCCATCAACAGTCCATTGCGATCACCTTATACAGGCTAAGATCGGTGCTAAAAAGGATCTTGCCCTGGCTATAGAAACAAATCGTGAAGTATATGATTTTCTTGGTTCCATTTCCAACAAATATGGAATTGGTTTCTGGAAAGCAGGGGCTGGTATTATTCACCAGGTTGTATTGGAAAACTATGCATTCCCGGGTGGAATGATGATCGGTACCGACAGTCACACTGTTAATGCAGGCGGTTTAGGAATGATTGCAATTGGTGTTGGCGGTGCCGATGCATGTGATGTGATGGCGGGCCTTAGCTGGGAGTTATTAATGCCGAAATTAATAGGGGTGAAGCTTACAGGCAAAATGAGTGGATGGACTTCTGCTAAAGATGTAATTCTTAAAGTAGCAGGTATCCTTACAGTAAAAGGAGGTACAAATGCAATTGTTGAATATTTCGGTGAAGGAGCTGAAAGCATGAGTTGTACAGGTAAAGGAACTATTTGTAATATGGGTGCAGAGATTGGCGCAACGACATCTACTTTCGGGTATGATGAAAGTATGAACCGTTACCTGAAAGCAACAGGCCGAGCAGAAGTTGCTGCTGCTGCTGATAAAATAAAAGATTATCTGACCGGTGATGCAGAAGTATATGCTAACCCGGAAAAATATTTTGACCGTGTAATAGAAATAAACCTTGATGAATTGGAGCCGTATATTAACGGACCATTTACTCCCGATCTCGCAACGCCTATTTCACAGATAGCAAAAGCCGTGAAGGAAAATGGCTGGCCTGAAAAACTGGAAGTAGCATTGATCGGAAGTTGCACCAATTCTTCTTATGAAGATATCAGCCGTTCGGCTTCTATTGTAAAAGATGCGATGAATAAAGGATTAAAAACAAAATCTGAATTCACGATTACTCCGGGAAGCGAACTGGTTCGTTTTACAATTGAAAGGGACGGGTTCATAAAACAGTTTGAAGATGCGGGAGGTGTTGTATTGGCAAATGCATGCGGCCCTTGTATTGGTCAGTGGGCACGACATATTGATGATCCTAATCGTAAGAACACAATCATCACATCTTTCAACAGGAATTTTGCAAAAAGAAATGATGGTCTTGCCAGCACACATGCATTCGTGGCATCACCTGAAATAGTAACAGCATTGGCAATGGCGGGAACTATTGCTTTTAATCCGCTTACTGATAAACTGAAAAATGAAAAAGGCGAGGAAGTGATGCTTGCTGAGCCAACCGGGTTTGAATTACCTCCAAAAGGATTTGATGTGGAAGATGCAGGCTACCAGGCACCGGCTGAAGATGGAAGTAAAGTATCTGTGAAAGTAAGCCCCGACAGCAAACGCTTACAATTACTTTATCCTTTTGCAGCCTGGGAAGGGATTGATATAAAAGGATTGAAACTGCTTATTAAAGCAAAAGGAAAATGTACAACTGATCATATAAGTATGGCAGGACCATGGTTAAAGTTCCGTGGTCACCTCGATAATATCAGTAATAACATGCTGATTGGTGCAGTTAATTTTTTTAATGAAAAAACTGACACGGTAAAGAATCAGGTTACAGGGGAGTATGGTCCCGTTCCTGCGACACAACGTGTCTATAAAGCTGCAGGTATTGGAACAATCGTAATAGGAGATGAGAACTACGGTGAAGGTTCCTCAAGAGAACATGCAGCGATGGAACCACGTCATTTAGGTGTTCGTGTAGTAATGGTTAAATCTTTTGCCCGCATACACGAAACCAATCTGAAAAAACAAGGTATGTTGGCACTCACATTTGCCGATAAAGCTGATTACGATAAAATTCTTGAAGACGATACTATTGATATCGAAGGCTTGGTAACTTTTAGACCTGGTAAACTATTGCAGGTAGTACTCAATCATGCGGATGGAAGCAGTGAAACTATTCAAGCTAATCATTCTTATAATGCTCAGCAGATCGAATGGTTTAAGGCTGGTGGTGCATTGAATGTGATACGTTCTTCGCAGATTGTGTAA
- a CDS encoding serine hydrolase, with protein sequence MLTKYLIISLLLVSSGVHAQPKTDALLKNILAAEPDSLLQSVLKNPDIYRYQIIYTEINRDKKNKPSFKNYYYNYDSLQYFNPASTVKMPLAFLSLEKINLLKNAGVNKYTAMRFDSGYSKQTVLYKDSTAKNGLPSIAQFIRKAFLVSDNDAYNRMYEFIGQETINRRLNNMGYPDLRITRRFMRMNADENRHTNPISFINEDGSTIYRQAMAFNTDSFDFSHINKMGNAYLNAEDSLINGPIDFTTANNVTVHHLQQLLQSVLFPKSVPEKQRFYLSKDDYNFLYRYLSQYPSETSYPKYDTSTYYDSYVKFFFKEGGHNMPDYVRVFNKVGWAYGCLTDVSYVVDFKNKVEFMLTAIIYVNSDGVLNDNKYDYETIGWPFLYKLGQTIYKYELNRPRKNVPDLSQFNMHYEKRKEDNRPAIKDADN encoded by the coding sequence ATGCTAACAAAATATCTTATCATCTCACTCCTTCTTGTTTCATCCGGTGTACATGCACAACCAAAAACAGATGCATTACTTAAAAATATTTTAGCGGCTGAACCTGATAGTTTGTTGCAATCTGTATTAAAGAACCCTGATATTTACCGGTATCAGATTATCTATACCGAGATAAACAGGGATAAAAAAAACAAGCCTTCTTTTAAAAACTATTATTACAATTATGATTCATTGCAGTATTTTAATCCTGCTTCAACTGTGAAAATGCCACTTGCTTTTCTATCTCTTGAAAAAATAAACTTACTCAAGAATGCAGGTGTAAATAAATACACAGCTATGCGATTTGACAGCGGATATTCAAAACAAACAGTTTTATATAAGGATAGCACAGCTAAAAATGGATTGCCATCTATTGCACAATTCATTCGCAAGGCATTCCTGGTAAGTGACAATGATGCTTATAACCGTATGTATGAGTTTATCGGGCAGGAAACTATTAACCGACGCCTGAATAATATGGGGTATCCTGACCTGCGGATTACCCGGCGGTTTATGCGAATGAATGCTGATGAAAACCGGCACACTAATCCAATAAGTTTTATAAACGAGGATGGTTCGACGATCTACCGTCAGGCAATGGCATTCAACACAGATTCATTTGATTTTAGTCATATAAATAAAATGGGAAATGCTTATCTAAATGCTGAGGATAGCCTGATCAATGGACCCATTGATTTTACAACAGCTAATAATGTTACTGTTCATCATCTGCAACAACTATTGCAATCTGTTTTATTTCCTAAATCAGTTCCTGAAAAGCAACGATTTTATTTATCCAAAGACGATTATAATTTTTTGTACCGTTATCTCTCACAATATCCTTCTGAAACAAGTTATCCTAAATATGATACCAGTACTTATTACGACAGCTATGTAAAATTCTTTTTCAAAGAAGGCGGACACAATATGCCCGACTATGTCCGTGTGTTTAATAAGGTAGGCTGGGCCTACGGCTGCCTCACGGATGTTTCGTATGTAGTGGATTTTAAAAACAAAGTTGAATTCATGCTTACTGCAATCATTTATGTAAACAGTGACGGAGTGTTGAATGATAATAAATATGATTATGAAACAATCGGTTGGCCTTTTCTGTACAAGCTGGGACAAACGATCTATAAATATGAATTGAATCGACCCCGAAAAAATGTCCCAGATCTTTCACAGTTTAATATGCACTATGAAAAAAGAAAGGAAGACAACCGTCCGGCAATAAAAGATGCTGATAACTGA
- a CDS encoding arginine-tRNA-protein transferase, with protein sequence MLHENYVYYPEQLTGEELDAFLARGWYRMGQSIFTTHFISLRDEVYRVYWFRYDLQKLKLGKSIKRLIKLNSQFHVTIRPFELSEELEQLYSLYKTHIDFEAAQSIHYWLHGDQPINVFDTHLVEVRDNGVLVAAGVFDKGHESIAGIMNFYHPDYKKFSLGKYLMLIKIQYALQAEKKLYYPGYIVHNYPRFDYKLFVDSNAAEIYIPERQGWFPYDAALLEANEEKT encoded by the coding sequence ATGCTGCATGAAAACTATGTTTATTACCCTGAGCAGTTAACCGGCGAAGAGCTGGATGCTTTTCTTGCCAGAGGGTGGTACCGTATGGGGCAAAGTATTTTCACCACTCATTTTATTTCTTTGCGTGATGAGGTTTACAGGGTTTATTGGTTCAGGTATGATCTGCAAAAACTGAAGCTGGGGAAATCTATCAAACGATTGATCAAACTAAACTCACAATTTCACGTCACTATTCGTCCATTTGAACTTTCAGAAGAACTTGAGCAGCTTTATTCACTGTATAAAACACATATTGATTTTGAAGCAGCGCAATCGATTCATTACTGGCTTCATGGCGATCAACCTATCAATGTATTCGATACTCATCTTGTTGAAGTAAGAGATAATGGTGTATTAGTTGCTGCAGGTGTATTTGATAAAGGTCACGAAAGCATTGCGGGTATCATGAATTTTTATCATCCGGATTATAAAAAATTCAGCCTGGGCAAATACCTGATGCTTATAAAGATCCAATATGCTTTACAGGCTGAAAAAAAACTGTATTATCCTGGTTATATCGTTCACAATTATCCCCGCTTCGATTATAAATTATTTGTGGATAGTAATGCTGCAGAAATTTATATCCCTGAACGGCAGGGATGGTTTCCTTATGATGCAGCTTTGCTGGAAGCCAATGAAGAAAAAACATAA
- a CDS encoding DoxX family protein — protein MTRYHVISRVAIYLLSIVLISFGIFHFMYPRDLVVFVPASLPGGINWVYIIGAVFIVVGISFLTNKFVKITGYLLFLILVVFIITIHVPNYMDAGDKEMKQLALINILKDTAIAAFALHIAAGAHHQHLHFEESD, from the coding sequence ATGACACGCTATCACGTTATTTCGAGGGTAGCGATTTATTTGCTATCCATCGTACTCATCAGCTTTGGTATTTTTCATTTTATGTATCCAAGGGATCTGGTTGTATTCGTCCCCGCCTCATTGCCTGGAGGCATTAACTGGGTTTATATTATCGGTGCAGTTTTTATAGTAGTGGGAATTTCTTTCCTCACCAATAAGTTTGTGAAAATAACGGGATACCTGTTATTTCTGATACTTGTTGTTTTTATAATCACCATCCATGTGCCCAATTATATGGATGCAGGTGACAAAGAAATGAAGCAACTTGCTTTAATAAATATTTTAAAAGATACTGCCATAGCAGCTTTTGCATTGCATATAGCTGCTGGCGCCCATCACCAGCATTTGCACTTCGAAGAAAGTGATTAA
- a CDS encoding YtxH domain-containing protein: MKNTSKILIAMGAGLAIGGILGVLFAPDKGSETRKKISDTGKKLADKITRKVKLGKEKLEEELSKVNGEMEEV; encoded by the coding sequence ATGAAAAACACATCTAAAATCCTGATTGCCATGGGAGCTGGTCTTGCAATTGGTGGTATACTGGGCGTTTTATTTGCACCTGACAAAGGTTCTGAAACAAGAAAAAAAATTTCAGACACTGGCAAAAAACTTGCGGATAAAATTACCCGCAAAGTAAAATTGGGTAAAGAAAAGCTGGAAGAAGAATTGAGCAAAGTGAATGGTGAAATGGAAGAAGTTTAG
- a CDS encoding peptidase S41 produces MKKKSFVSLLMGFGCLQLSAQIDAGLFRFPDVSQSQIVFTYANDVWIAPKEGGTAIKLSSPAGVESFPKFSPDGKTIAFSGNYDGNLDVYSMPANGGVPLRLTQHGLPDRIVDWAPDGKRILFASGREAGRERFNQFFTISSTGGAAERMQLAYAEFGSYSPDGKQMAVTFRSTVFRTWKRYQGGLSADIHIFNLKDNSSENISTKTDFADELPMWHGNHIYFITDRGPEVRMNLWRYDVNKKTFEQLTKYTDYDVHWPSLGPEDIVYEAGGKLYLYNLTSQKAKEVKINVVTDKAGLKPGNETVDKLIQHASISADGNRVLVEARGEIFSVPAENGFVKNLTRSSGYAERNPAWSPDGTTLAYWSDQSGEYELWTMDPSKENSAKKLTNYGPGFRYNLFWSPDSKKIAFIDKAMRIKVYDFSTSQTYDVDKGLRMSHGQLEGFRCDWSPDSRWLTYSRDLENYHTAIFIYDMQSKKTQLATSGYYNCSSPAFDADGKYLFLLTNQNFQPSYSSIDNTFIYPNSGQPAFISLKKSTPSLLSPKNDKVEIKVSEENVDTAKKKDAAPVAATPKPKVSPVEIDFDGFESRLTILPVKPGVYGNINSVKGKIIYQTFPNTGAADGKTAIKYFDIEKREEKTIIEEANRYLLAADGKKILALRGNTNTWAVIKPEENQKFEKPLRINEMTMTVNPVQEWKQLFMDTWRLERDFFYDAGMHGVDWNLVKERYLKMLDGATCREEVNFVLGEMIGELNSSHTYRSGGDEEQAKSDPVGYLGVNWAAEGNYYKIDKIIRTAAWDAEVRSPLDRPGVDVKEGSYILAVNGIPLTTEQEPFAAFQGLANKAVEITYNSKPSWDGAKTVVVQTMSDEARLRNLAWIESNRKRVEESSNGDIGYIYVPSTGVDGQNELMRQFNAQWDKKALVIDERFNSGGQIPDRFIEVLNREPLAFWSIRDGEEWPWPPFAHFGPKVMLMNGWSGSGGDAFPDYFRKKKLGPLIGTRTWGGLIGISGVPGLIDGGSITAPTFRMYNPDGTWFKEGHGVDPDIEVPEDLTSMAKGVDPQLEKAIAEVKEQMKTKGFTRPKAPPVEFKKAF; encoded by the coding sequence ATGAAAAAAAAATCTTTTGTGTCGCTGTTAATGGGTTTCGGTTGCCTGCAATTATCTGCACAGATAGATGCGGGCCTGTTTCGCTTCCCGGATGTATCGCAATCACAAATTGTTTTTACTTATGCCAACGATGTCTGGATTGCTCCTAAAGAAGGCGGTACAGCAATTAAACTAAGTTCGCCAGCCGGTGTGGAAAGTTTTCCTAAATTTTCTCCCGACGGAAAAACAATTGCTTTTTCCGGTAACTATGATGGTAATCTTGATGTGTATTCGATGCCGGCAAATGGTGGTGTGCCGCTGCGTTTAACACAACATGGCCTTCCCGATCGTATTGTTGATTGGGCACCTGATGGCAAACGCATTTTATTTGCATCAGGTCGCGAAGCAGGTCGTGAACGTTTCAACCAGTTTTTTACAATCTCATCTACCGGTGGCGCTGCGGAAAGAATGCAGTTAGCTTATGCAGAGTTCGGCAGCTATTCTCCTGATGGAAAACAAATGGCGGTTACTTTCCGTTCAACGGTTTTCAGAACATGGAAACGCTACCAGGGAGGTTTGAGTGCAGACATTCATATTTTCAACCTGAAAGATAACAGCTCAGAAAATATTTCAACAAAAACAGATTTTGCAGATGAATTACCAATGTGGCATGGCAATCATATTTATTTCATTACTGATCGTGGCCCCGAAGTGCGGATGAATCTTTGGCGTTATGATGTAAATAAAAAAACTTTTGAACAACTGACTAAATACACTGATTATGATGTGCACTGGCCTTCACTCGGGCCAGAAGATATCGTGTATGAAGCCGGCGGCAAACTGTATTTGTACAATCTTACTTCACAAAAAGCCAAAGAAGTAAAAATAAATGTGGTAACCGATAAAGCTGGCTTGAAACCCGGTAACGAAACAGTAGATAAATTGATTCAGCATGCAAGCATCAGTGCTGATGGTAACCGTGTATTAGTGGAAGCAAGAGGTGAAATATTTTCTGTGCCAGCTGAAAATGGTTTTGTAAAAAATCTCACCCGTTCTTCCGGTTATGCAGAACGAAATCCTGCCTGGTCACCTGACGGAACAACACTGGCTTACTGGAGCGACCAATCCGGCGAATATGAATTATGGACAATGGATCCTAGTAAAGAAAATTCAGCAAAGAAGCTGACTAACTACGGACCTGGCTTCCGTTATAATTTATTCTGGTCACCCGACAGTAAGAAGATCGCATTTATTGATAAAGCAATGCGGATAAAAGTGTATGATTTCAGCACTTCACAAACGTATGATGTTGATAAAGGTTTACGGATGAGCCATGGTCAGCTGGAAGGTTTCAGATGCGACTGGTCGCCTGACAGCCGCTGGCTTACTTACAGCCGCGACCTTGAAAATTATCACACCGCTATCTTCATTTATGATATGCAGAGTAAGAAAACTCAACTGGCAACAAGCGGGTATTACAACTGCAGTTCCCCTGCTTTTGATGCCGATGGTAAATATCTTTTCCTGCTTACCAATCAGAATTTTCAACCTAGTTACAGCAGCATTGATAATACTTTTATTTATCCAAATAGCGGGCAACCTGCATTCATAAGTTTAAAGAAAAGCACCCCATCATTGCTTAGCCCCAAGAATGATAAAGTGGAAATAAAAGTTTCAGAAGAGAATGTTGATACTGCAAAAAAGAAAGATGCAGCACCAGTTGCAGCTACCCCAAAACCAAAAGTTTCACCGGTCGAAATAGACTTTGACGGGTTTGAATCAAGACTTACAATTCTGCCTGTAAAGCCCGGTGTGTATGGAAATATTAATTCAGTCAAAGGAAAGATCATTTATCAAACATTTCCCAACACAGGCGCAGCAGATGGTAAGACTGCAATTAAGTATTTTGATATAGAAAAAAGAGAAGAGAAAACAATTATTGAAGAGGCTAACCGCTATTTGCTGGCTGCTGATGGTAAAAAAATACTGGCACTCCGTGGTAATACCAATACATGGGCTGTTATAAAGCCGGAAGAAAATCAAAAGTTTGAAAAACCTTTACGCATCAATGAAATGACAATGACAGTTAATCCTGTTCAGGAATGGAAGCAACTATTTATGGATACCTGGAGACTCGAAAGGGATTTCTTTTACGATGCAGGCATGCATGGTGTGGATTGGAATTTGGTGAAAGAACGTTACCTCAAAATGCTGGATGGAGCAACTTGCCGCGAAGAAGTAAATTTTGTATTGGGAGAAATGATCGGTGAGCTAAACTCATCACATACCTATCGTTCCGGCGGTGATGAAGAGCAGGCGAAGAGTGACCCTGTTGGTTATCTCGGCGTTAATTGGGCAGCAGAAGGCAATTATTATAAGATCGATAAAATTATTCGTACTGCTGCATGGGATGCAGAAGTACGTTCGCCACTTGATAGACCCGGTGTAGATGTAAAAGAGGGTAGTTATATTCTGGCCGTAAATGGAATTCCACTTACTACAGAACAGGAACCTTTTGCCGCATTCCAGGGATTAGCGAATAAAGCTGTAGAAATAACTTATAACAGCAAACCATCATGGGATGGTGCAAAAACGGTAGTTGTACAAACGATGAGTGATGAAGCCCGTCTCCGTAATCTTGCGTGGATAGAAAGCAACCGTAAACGAGTTGAAGAATCAAGCAATGGTGATATTGGTTATATCTATGTACCCAGCACTGGCGTAGATGGACAGAATGAACTGATGCGACAATTCAATGCACAATGGGATAAAAAAGCATTGGTAATTGATGAACGTTTTAATAGCGGTGGACAAATACCGGATCGTTTTATTGAGGTACTGAATCGTGAGCCCCTTGCATTCTGGTCTATTCGTGATGGTGAAGAATGGCCATGGCCGCCATTTGCACACTTTGGCCCCAAAGTAATGCTGATGAATGGATGGAGTGGTTCTGGTGGTGATGCATTCCCTGATTATTTCCGTAAAAAGAAATTAGGGCCATTGATTGGTACCAGAACATGGGGTGGTTTAATTGGCATTAGTGGTGTACCCGGATTGATAGATGGCGGCAGCATTACAGCGCCAACATTCAGAATGTATAATCCTGATGGAACCTGGTTCAAAGAAGGACATGGTGTTGATCCGGATATTGAAGTACCGGAGGATCTGACTTCAATGGCTAAAGGTGTTGATCCGCAACTGGAAAAAGCAATTGCTGAAGTAAAAGAACAAATGAAGACAAAAGGATTTACAAGGCCGAAAGCACCGCCTGTTGAGTTTAAAAAAGCATTTTAA